The Vulpes vulpes isolate BD-2025 chromosome 10, VulVul3, whole genome shotgun sequence genome has a window encoding:
- the NPY5R gene encoding neuropeptide Y receptor type 5 isoform X1 gives MSPVSAAEVSHSDSKMDLELQDFYNKTLATENNTAATRNSDFPVWDDYKSSVDDLQYFLIGLYTFVSLLGFMGNLLILMALMRKRNQKTMVNFLIGNLAFSDILVVLFCSPFTLTSVLLDQWMFGKVMCHIMPFLQCVSVLVSTLILISIAIVRYHMIKHPISNNLTANHGYFLIATVWTLGFAICSPLPVFHSLVELQETFDSALLSSRYLCVESWPSDSYRIAFTISLLLVQYILPLVCLTVSHTSVCRSISCGLSNKENKLEENEMINLTLQPFKKSGPQVKLSSSHKWSYSFIRKHRRRYSKKTACVLPAPARPPQENHSRMLPENFGSVRSQLSSSSKFIPGVPTCFEVKPEENSDVHDMRVNRSIMRIKKRSRSVFYRLTILILVFAVSWMPLHLFHVVTDFNDNLISNRHFKLVYCICHLLGMMSCCLNPILYGFLNNGIKADLISLIQCLHMS, from the coding sequence GACTCTAAGATGGATTTAGAACTCCAGGATTTTTATAACAAGACACTTGCCACAGAGAACAATACTGCTGCCACTCGGAATTCTGATTTCCCGGTCTGGGATGACTATAAAAGCAGTGTAGATGATTTACAGTATTTTCTGATTGGACTTTATACATTTGTAAGTCTTCTCGGTTTTATGGGGAATCTACTTATTTTAATGGCTCTCATGAGAAAGCGTAATCAGAAGACGATGGTAAACTTCCTCATAGGAAATTTGGCCTTCTCTGATATTTTGGTCGTGCTGTTTTGCTCACCTTTTACACTGACCTCTGTCCTGCTGGATCAGTGGATGTTTGGCAAAGTCATGTGTCACATTATGCCTTTTCTTCAATGTGTGTCAGTTCTGGTTTCAACTTTAATTCTAATATCAATTGCCATTGTCAGGTATCATATGATCAAGCATCCTATATCTAACAATTTAACAGCAAACCATGGCTACTTCCTGATTGCTACTGTCTGGACACTAGGTTTTGCGATTTGTTCTCCCCTTCCAGTGTTTCACAGTCTGGTGGAACTTCAGGAAACATTTGACTCCGCATTGCTGAGCAGCAGGTATTTATGTGTTGAGTCGTGGCCATCTGATTCGTACAGAATTGCTTTTACTATCTCTTTATTGCTAGTCCAGTATATTCTTCCCTTGGTGTGTCTAACTGTGAGCCATACCAGTGTCTGCAGGAGTATAAGCTGCGGGTTgtccaacaaagaaaacaaactggaagaaaatgagaTGATCAACTTAACTCTTCAACCATTCAAAAAGAGTGGGCCTCAGGTGAAACTTTCCAGCAGCCATAAATGGAGCTATTCATTCATCAGAAAGCACAGGAGAAGGTACAGCAAGAAGACGGCATGTGTCTTACCTGCTCCGGCAAGACCTCCTCAAGAGAACCATTCAAGAATGCTTCCAGAAAACTTTGGTTCTGTAAGAAGTCAGCTCTCTTCATCCAGTAAGTTCATACCGGGGGTCCCCACCTGCTTTGAGGTGAAACCTGAAGAAAACTCGGATGTTCATGACATGAGAGTAAACCGTTCCATCATGAGAATCAAAAAGAGATCCCGAAGTGTTTTCTATAGACTAACCATCCTGATACTAGTGTTTGCTGTTAGCTGGATGCCACTACACCTTTTCCATGTGGTAACTGATTTTAATGACAACCTCATTTCAAACAGGCATTTTAAATTGGTGTATTGCATTTGTCATTTGCTAGGCATGATGTCCTGTTGTCTTAATCCTATTCTGTATGGTTTTCTCAATAATGGGATCAAAGCTGATTTAATTTCCCTTATACAGTGTCTTCATATGTCATAG
- the NPY5R gene encoding neuropeptide Y receptor type 5 isoform X2 yields the protein MDLELQDFYNKTLATENNTAATRNSDFPVWDDYKSSVDDLQYFLIGLYTFVSLLGFMGNLLILMALMRKRNQKTMVNFLIGNLAFSDILVVLFCSPFTLTSVLLDQWMFGKVMCHIMPFLQCVSVLVSTLILISIAIVRYHMIKHPISNNLTANHGYFLIATVWTLGFAICSPLPVFHSLVELQETFDSALLSSRYLCVESWPSDSYRIAFTISLLLVQYILPLVCLTVSHTSVCRSISCGLSNKENKLEENEMINLTLQPFKKSGPQVKLSSSHKWSYSFIRKHRRRYSKKTACVLPAPARPPQENHSRMLPENFGSVRSQLSSSSKFIPGVPTCFEVKPEENSDVHDMRVNRSIMRIKKRSRSVFYRLTILILVFAVSWMPLHLFHVVTDFNDNLISNRHFKLVYCICHLLGMMSCCLNPILYGFLNNGIKADLISLIQCLHMS from the coding sequence ATGGATTTAGAACTCCAGGATTTTTATAACAAGACACTTGCCACAGAGAACAATACTGCTGCCACTCGGAATTCTGATTTCCCGGTCTGGGATGACTATAAAAGCAGTGTAGATGATTTACAGTATTTTCTGATTGGACTTTATACATTTGTAAGTCTTCTCGGTTTTATGGGGAATCTACTTATTTTAATGGCTCTCATGAGAAAGCGTAATCAGAAGACGATGGTAAACTTCCTCATAGGAAATTTGGCCTTCTCTGATATTTTGGTCGTGCTGTTTTGCTCACCTTTTACACTGACCTCTGTCCTGCTGGATCAGTGGATGTTTGGCAAAGTCATGTGTCACATTATGCCTTTTCTTCAATGTGTGTCAGTTCTGGTTTCAACTTTAATTCTAATATCAATTGCCATTGTCAGGTATCATATGATCAAGCATCCTATATCTAACAATTTAACAGCAAACCATGGCTACTTCCTGATTGCTACTGTCTGGACACTAGGTTTTGCGATTTGTTCTCCCCTTCCAGTGTTTCACAGTCTGGTGGAACTTCAGGAAACATTTGACTCCGCATTGCTGAGCAGCAGGTATTTATGTGTTGAGTCGTGGCCATCTGATTCGTACAGAATTGCTTTTACTATCTCTTTATTGCTAGTCCAGTATATTCTTCCCTTGGTGTGTCTAACTGTGAGCCATACCAGTGTCTGCAGGAGTATAAGCTGCGGGTTgtccaacaaagaaaacaaactggaagaaaatgagaTGATCAACTTAACTCTTCAACCATTCAAAAAGAGTGGGCCTCAGGTGAAACTTTCCAGCAGCCATAAATGGAGCTATTCATTCATCAGAAAGCACAGGAGAAGGTACAGCAAGAAGACGGCATGTGTCTTACCTGCTCCGGCAAGACCTCCTCAAGAGAACCATTCAAGAATGCTTCCAGAAAACTTTGGTTCTGTAAGAAGTCAGCTCTCTTCATCCAGTAAGTTCATACCGGGGGTCCCCACCTGCTTTGAGGTGAAACCTGAAGAAAACTCGGATGTTCATGACATGAGAGTAAACCGTTCCATCATGAGAATCAAAAAGAGATCCCGAAGTGTTTTCTATAGACTAACCATCCTGATACTAGTGTTTGCTGTTAGCTGGATGCCACTACACCTTTTCCATGTGGTAACTGATTTTAATGACAACCTCATTTCAAACAGGCATTTTAAATTGGTGTATTGCATTTGTCATTTGCTAGGCATGATGTCCTGTTGTCTTAATCCTATTCTGTATGGTTTTCTCAATAATGGGATCAAAGCTGATTTAATTTCCCTTATACAGTGTCTTCATATGTCATAG